The Trichoplusia ni isolate ovarian cell line Hi5 chromosome 17, tn1, whole genome shotgun sequence genome includes a region encoding these proteins:
- the LOC113502325 gene encoding collagen alpha-2(IV) chain-like isoform X2, whose product MGPGTLFYFLAALAFTQASEDVPKKPVKDDSLVLEDARAARQYGPWQGQPGQPDNEVVVDIEDEEKKQYYETNYDTSAYGFGYDVGPNGQFHHENRGPDGVTYGCYGYVDPEGYLRATHYVADSHGYRVVEPEKPVEVFPDEKYEYDEATDGQAVDTKPGQVIPWKKLYFPKGCGRTPGGVPAKPLPKPTPKPKPPRPVDSTGQGSIVKPVQTGPNGPGGSWQGTPGTPGSPGTPGTPGTPGSPGTPGSPGSPGGPGGPGGPGGPNGPTTGGYYPGQPGSPDSPGSPGSPGGPGGPGGPGGPGGPGGPGSTDYPSGPSGGVYPGQPGTPGSPGSPGSPGTPGGPGGPGGPGGPGGPGSIDYPTGPSGGLYPGQPGTPGSPGSPGSPGTPGGPGGPGGPGGPGGPGGPGSIDYPSGPSGGVYPGQPGTPGSPGSPGSPGTPGGPGGPGGPGGPGGPGSTDYPNGPAGGEQYPGQVGTPGSPGSPGSPGSPGGPGGPGGPGGPGGPGGPSYPGNPGLPSRPGQPGYPGQPGQPATPGQPGYPGQPGTSGHPGQPGKPGTPGQPGLPGEPSQPGQPGTPGYPGQPGQPGYPGQPGQPGYPGQPGQPGYPGQPGQPGYPGQPGQPGYPGQPGQPGYPGQPGQPGYPGQPGQPGYPGQPGQPGYPGQPAQPGTPGYPGQPGKPGQIGEPGQPGQPGTPGKPGQSGTPGKPGQPGYPGQPGQPGYPGQPGHPGYPGQPGQPGYPGEPGQPGSSGQPGQPGTPGQPGQPGYPGQPGQPGYPGQPGQPGKPGQPGQPGYPGQPGYPGQPGQTGQPSKPVQPGQQGGPGEPGYPGQPGQPGYPGQPGQPGYPGQPGQPGHPGEPGQPGYPGQPGQPGHPGEPGQPGYPGQPGQPGYPGQPGHPGQPGHPGQPGQPGYPGQPGQPGHPGEPGQPGYPGQPGQPGYPGQPGHPGQPGQPGQPGHPGQPGKPGQPGQPGQPGQPGYPGQPGQPGKPGQPGQPGYPGQPGQPGKPGQPGQPGYPGQPGQPGQQGGPGEPGYPGQPGEPGYPGQPGYPGQPGQPGYPGQPGQPGYPGQPGQPGQPGKPGQPGYPGQPGEPGQPGQQGGPGEPGYPGQPGQPGYPGQPGQPGQSGQQGLPGKPGQPGQPGQPGYPGQPGQPGYPGQPGQPGYPGQPGKPGQPGSPGQQGQPGYPGQPGQPGKPGQPGYPGQPGYPGQPGQPGKPGQPGYPGQPGQQGQPGKPGQPGYPGQPGQPGQPGQPGQQGGPGEPGYPGQPGQPGKPGQPGQPGQPGQPGYPGQPGQQGQPGKPGQPGYPGQPGQPGQPGQPGQQGGPGEPGYPGQPGQPGKPGQPGQPGQPGYPGQPGQQGQPGKPGQPGYPGQPGQPGQPGQPGYPGQPGQPGQQGGPGEPGYPGQPGQPGKPGQPGQPGKPGQPGQPGYPGQPGQPGQPGTPGQPGYPGQPGQPGKPGQQGGPGEPGYPGQPGQPGKPGQPGYPGQPGQPGQPGTPGQPGYPGQPGQPGQPGYPGQSGQPGKPGQPGYPGQPGQPGQPGQPGYPGQPGQTGQQGGSGEPGYPGQPGEPGHPGYPGQSGQPGKPGQPGYPGQPGQPGQPGQPGQQGGPGEPGYPGQPGQPGKPGQPGQPGQPGYPGQPGQQGQPGKPGQPGYPGQPGLPGQPGQQGGPGEPGYPGQPGQPGKPGQPGQPGQPGYPGQPGQQGQPGKPGRPGQPGYPGQPGQLGQPGKPGQPGYPGQPGQPGQPGQPGQQGGPGEPGYPGQPGEPGQPGYPGQSGQPGKPGQPGYPGQPGQPGQPGQQGGPGEPGYPAQPGQPGQPGKPGQPGQPGYPGQPGEPGQPGKPGQPGYPGQPGQPGHPGKPGQPGQPGYPGQPGMPGQPGQPGYPGQPGYPGQPGQPGQQGQPGYPGQYPDSEGAPTGTGVQPPATVPSGQMPPFPIYVIPYPLPIVPSPGSCPCYLLNPGQNGTTTQGQVSPPPNYQNQPQYAPYGIIGFVPVVFMPYCPGNGSTMNSAQQNFPNAVPMQYNCAQCQANSDIYRYLGRQSGGRSTGFKDLKEIKSLSELEDLLRNQIKPLKKSVRTIGANPRILDDPKTENDKSEKKNAKKTEKNKQ is encoded by the exons GCCGCACTGGCATTTACACAAGCCAGTGAGGATGTACCAAAGAAGCCAGTGAAAGATGACTCATTAGTATTAGAAGATGCGAGAGCAGCCCGGCAGTATGGTCCTTGGCAGGGTCAACCGGGTCAACCGGACAACGAAGTAGTCGTAGACATCGAAGATGAAGAAAAGAAACAGTATTATGAAACCAACTATGACACAA GCGCATACGGTTTCGGTTACGACGTTGGCCCTAACGGACAGTTCCACCACGAGAACCGCGGTCCGGATGGAGTCACGTACGGTTGCTATGGTTACGTCGACCCCGAAGGCTACCTCCGCGCCACTCACTACGTTGCTGACAGCCACGGATACAGAGTAGTGGAGCCAGAGAAGCCCGTCGAAGTGTTCCCAGATGAAAAATACGAGTACGATGAAGC AACTGATGGACAAGCAGTAGACACGAAACCAGGCCAAGTTATTCCGTGGAAGAAGCTATACTTCCCCAAAGGATGTGGTCGTACACCTGGTGGTGTTCCAGCCAAGCCCCTACCTAAACCCACTCCGAAACCGAAACCACCACGCCCTGTAGACAGTACTGGCCAGGGTAGCATTGTTAAGCCAGTTCAAACTG gaCCCAATGGACCTGGAGGATCAT GGCAAGGCACCCCGGGCACTCCCGGATCTCCTGGCACACCCGGCACACCCGGCACTCCTGGCTCTCCCGGTACTCCCGGCTCTCCTGGCTCGCCTGGCGGACCAG GTGGTCCAGGAGGCCCAGGTGGCCCGAACGGTCCCACGACTGGTGGATACTACCCAGGACAACCAGGCAGCCCAGACAGCCCAGGTAGCCCCGGCAGCCCAGGAGGACCCG GAGGACCCGGAGGCCCAGGAGGCCCAGGGGGTCCAGGTGGACCTGGTAGTACAGATTATCCTAGCGGACCCTCAGGTGGAGTTTACCCCGGACAACCTGGCACGCCGGGCAGCCCCGGCAGCCCAGGATCACCAGGCACTCCGGGAGGACCAG GAGGCCCAGGAGGACCAGGAGGTCCAGGTGGACCCGGTAGTATAGATTACCCGACTGGACCCTCAGGTGGACTTTACCCCGGACAACCTGGCACGCCCGGCAGCCCCGGCAGCCCAGGATCACCAGGCACCCCGGGGGGACCAG GAGGTCCAGGAGGTCCTGGTGGCCCAGGAGGCCCAGGTGGACCTGGCAGCATAGACTATCCTAGCGGACCCTCAGGAGGAGTCTACCCCGGACAACCCGGCACCCCCGGTAGCCCAGGCAGTCCGGGATCACCAG GAACACCAGGAGGACCGGGAGGACCAGGTGGCCCAGGTGGCCCAGGTGGACCTGGCAGTACAGATTATCCTAACGGACCCGCAGGAGGCGAACAGTATCCAGGACAAGTTGGGACGCCCGGCAGCCCAGGCAGTCCAGGATCACCTGGCAGCCCAGGAGGACCAG GAGGTCCAGGAGGCCCAGGAGGTCCTGGAGGCCCAGGAGGACCAAGTTACCCCGGAAATCCGGGACTACCGTCCAGACCAGGACAACCAGGATACCCAGGTCAACCCGGACAACCCGCTACACCAGGACAACCAGGATACCCAGGACAGCCCGGCACATCAGGACACCCAGGGCAGCCTGGAAAACCCGGTACACCAGGACAGCCAGGTTTACCTGGTGAACCAAGTCAGCCCGGGCAACCCGGCACGCCAGGATACCCAGGACAGCCCGGACAACCAGGATACCCAGGGCAGCCCGGACAACCAGGATACCCAGGACAGCCCGGACAACCAGGATACCCAGGACAGCCTGGACAACCAGGATACCCAGGACAGCCCGGACAACCAGGATACCCAGGACAGCCTGGACAACCAGGATACCCAGGACAGCCTGGACAACCAGGATACCCAGGACAGCCCGGACAACCAGGATATCCAGGACAGCCCGGACAACCAGGATACCCAGGACAGCCCGCACAACCCGGTACGCCAGGTTATCCAGGACAACCCGGTAAACCAGGACAGATTGGGGAACCAGGTCAGCCCGGGCAACCTGGCACACCAGGAAAGCCCGGACAATCTGGCACGCCAGGAAAGCCCGGACAACCAGGATACCCAGGACAGCCCGGACAACCGGGATACCCAGGACAGCCCGGGCACCCAGGATACCCAGGACAGCCTGGACAACCAG GTTACCCCGGAGAACCAGGTCAACCAGGGTCCTCTGGACAGCCTGGGCAACCAGGCACACCAGGACAGCCAGGACAACCTGGATACCCAGGACAGCCTGGACAGCCAGGATACCCTGGACAGCCCGGACAACCAGGAAAGCCAGGACAGCCTGGACAGCCGGGATACCCTGGCCAACCAG gatACCCCGGACAGCCTGGACAAACGGGACAACCGAGTAAGCCAGTACAGCCCGGTCAACAAGGAGGACCCGGTGAGCCAGGATACCCTGGACAACCAGGACAGCCAGGATACCCGGGACAACCTGGACAGCCAGGATACCCAGGACAGCCTGGACAACCCGGACACCCAGGAGAGCCTGGACAGCCAGGATACCCAGGACAGCCTGGACAACCCGGACACCCAGGAGAGCCTGGACAGCCAGGATACCCAGGACAGCCTGGACAGCCAGGATACCCCGGACAACCCGGACACCCAGGACAACCCGGTCACCCAGGACAACCAGGACAGCCAGGATACCCAGGACAGCCTGGACAACCCGGACACCCAGGAGAGCCTGGACAGCCAGGATACCCAGGACAGCCTGGACAGCCAGGATACCCCGGACAACCCGGACACCCAGGACAACCAGGACAACCAGGACAACCTGGTCACCCAGGACAACCAGGCAAACCAGGACAACCTGGACAGCCAGGACAGCCCGGCCAACCTGGATATCCAGGACAGCCCGGACAACCAGGCAAGCCAGGACAACCTGGTCAGCCAGGATACCCCGGCCAACCAGGACAACCAGGCAAACCAGGACAACCTGGACAGCCAGGATACCCCGGACAGCCAGGACAGCCTGGTCAACAAGGAGGCCCTGGTGAGCCAGGATACCCCGGACAACCAGGTGAACCAGGCTACCCCGGACAACCCGGTTACCCAGGACAGCCCGGACAGCCAGGATATCCCGGACAACCTGGACAGCCAGGATATCCCGGACAACCAGGACAGCCAGGCCAACCAGGCAAACCAGGACAACCTGGATACCCCGGACAGCCGGGAGAGCCCGGACAACCCGGTCAACAAGGAGGCCCCGGTGAGCCAGGATACCCCGGACAACCAGGCCAACCAGGCTACCCAGGACAACCTGGACAGCCAGGACAATCAGGACAGCAAGGCCTACCAGGCAAACCAGGGCAACCTGGACAGCCAGGCCAGCCAGGATACCCTGGACAGCCTGGACAACCAGGATACCCTGGACAGCCTGGACAACCAGGCTACCCAGGACAGCCAGGCAAGCCAGGACAGCCTGGATCCCCCGGACAACAAGGACAACCCGGCTACCCAGGACAGCCCGGACAACCCGGCAAGCCAGGACAGCCTGGATACCCCGGACAACCCGGCTACCCAGGACAGCCCGGACAACCCGGCAAGCCAGGACAACCCGGATACCCAGGGCAACCAGGACAGCAAGGCCAACCAGGCAAACCAGGACAACCTGGATACCCTGGACAGCCGGGACAACCAGGACAACCTG GACAGCCCGGTCAACAAGGAGGCCCCGGTGAGCCAG GTTACCCCGGACAGCCCGGGCAACCAGGCAAGCCAGGCCAGCCCGGACAACCAGGACAACCAGGACAACCCGGATACCCAGGGCAACCAGGACAGCAAGGCCAACCAGGCAAACCAGGACAACCTGGATACCCTGGACAGCCGGGACAACCAGGACAACCTG GACAGCCCGGTCAACAAGGAGGCCCCGGTGAGCCAGGTTACCCCGGACAGCCCGGGCAACCAGGCAAGCCAGGCCAGCCCGGACAACCAGGACAACCCGGATACCCAGGGCAACCAGGACAACAAGGCCAACCAGGCAAACCAGGACAACCTGGATACCCTGGACAGCCGGGACAACCAGGACAACCTGGACAGCCAGGATACCCCGGACAGCCAGGACAGCCCGGTCAACAAGGAGGCCCTGGTGAGCCAGGATACCCAGGACAACCTGGACAACCAGGCAAACCAGGACAACCTGGACAACCAGGCAAACCAGGACAACCTGGACAGCCAGGATATCCCGGACAACCAGGACAGCCAGGCCAACCAGGCACACCAGGACAACCAGGATATCCCGGACAACCAGGACAGCCAGGAAAGCCCGGTCAACAAGGAGGCCCCGGTGAGCCAGGTTACCCCGGACAGCCTGGACAACCAGGCAAACCAGGACAACCAGGATATCCCGGACAACCAGGACAGCCAGGCCAACCAGGCACACCAGGACAACCTGGATACCCTGGACAGCCCGGACAACCAGGACAACCCGGATACCCAGGACAATCAGGACAACCAGGCAAACCCGGACAACCTGGATACCCTGGACAGCCGGGACAACCAGGACAACCTGGACAGCCAGGATACCCCGGACAACCAGGACAGACCGGTCAACAAGGAGGCTCCGGTGAGCCAGGATACCCTGGACAGCCCGGAGAACCAGGACACCCCGGATACCCAGGACAATCAGGACAACCAGGAAAACCCGGACAACCTGGATACCCTGGACAGCCGGGACAACCAGGACAGCCAGGACAGCCCGGTCAACAAGGAGGCCCCGGTGAGCCAGGTTACCCCGGACAGCCCGGGCAACCAGGCAAGCCAGGCCAGCCCGGACAACCAGGACAACCCGGATATCCAGGGCAACCAGGACAGCAAGGCCAACCAGGCAAACCAGGACAACCTGGATACCCTGGACAGCCGGGACTACCAGGACAGCCCGGTCAACAAGGAGGCCCCGGTGAGCCAGGTTACCCCGGACAGCCCGGGCAACCAGGCAAGCCAGGCCAGCCCGGACAACCAGGACAACCCGGATACCCAGGGCAACCAGGACAGCAAGGCCAACCAGGCAAACCAGGACGACCTGGACAGCCAGGATATCCCGGACAACCAGGACAGCTAGGCCAACCAGGCAAACCAGGACAACCTGGATACCCTGGACAGCCGGGACAACCAGGACAACCTGGACAGCCCGGTCAACAAGGAGGCCCCGGTGAGCCAGGATACCCTGGACAGCCCGGAGAACCAGGACAACCCGGATATCCAGGACAATCAGGACAACCAGGCAAACCCGGACAACCTGGATACCCTGGACAGCCGGGACAACCAGGACAGCCCGGTCAACAAGGAGGCCCCGGTGAGCCAGGATACCCTGCACAGCCCGGACAACCAGGACAACCAGGCAAACCAGGACAACCTGGACAGCCAGGATATCCCGGACAACCAGGAGAGCCAGGCCAACCAGGCAAACCAGGACAACCTGGATACCCCGGACAGCCCGGACAACCAGGACATCCAGGCAAACCAGGACAACCTGGACAGCCAGGATACCCCGGACAACCAGGAATGCCAGGACAACCTGGACAGCCTGGATACCCCGGACAACCTGGATACCCAGGACAGCCCGGACAACCAGGACAGCAAGGTCAACCAGGGTACCCAGGACAATACCCAG ATTCTGAAGGCGCACCAACGGGCACTGGTGTGCAGCCGCCTGCGACTGTGCCATCTGGACAAATGCCACCGTTCCCTATCTACGTTATCCCGTATCCACTACCCATTGTTCCAAGCCCTGGATCATGTCCATGCTATCTACTTAACCCAGGACAAAACGGAACAACAACACAAGGTCAGGTTTCTCCGCCACCCAACTATCAAAATCAACCACAGTATGCTCCTTACGGTATTATTGGGTTCGTCCCAGTAGTATTCATGCCATACTGCCCAGGTAACGGCTCAACCATGAATAGCGCTCAACAGAACTTCCCCAATGCAGTTCCGATGCAATACAACTGCGCTCAATGCCAAGCCAACAGTGACATTTACAGATATCTTGGCAGACAAAGCGGAGGACGTAGCACAGGTTTCAAAGatctcaaagaaataaaatcccTCTCCGAATTAGAGGACCTATTAAGAAATCAAATCAAACCGTTAAAAAAGAGCGTTCGCACAATAGGCGCTAACCCACGAATACTAGACGATCCGAAAACAGAGAACGATAAGTCAGAAAAGAAAAATGCcaagaaaactgaaaaaaacaagcagtaa